GAGCTCTCCAAGAGGCGCGCGCAATCTGTTCAGGAGTATTTGCACAAATCCGGTATTGTAACCGAACGCACCTCGTCGAAAGGTTACGGAGAAACCAAACCCGTCGCGTCCAACGATTCGGATGAAAACCGCCAGAAGAACAGGCGGATAGAGTGGCGCATACTTTGACAGACTTGCATAAAGGAGTGAAATTTCGCACTTTTGTCAATCTGCCTTTGTTGTATTGATTGAATGCCTTACGGGCATTTTTTATTTCACACACTCCTTTTTCAATCTGTTTGAAGTTAAGATTTTTACATTCGTTATTTACATAAGTTGTTGCTATCCATGTCATCTGAGAAAGTTTCTTGCCTGATTATCGGCTCCGGCCCTGCCGGTTACACTGCCGCCATATATGCATCCAGAGCAGGCTTAAATCCTGTACTTTACCAAGGCGCCCAACCGGGCGGCCAGCTTACCATTACCACCGAGGTGGACAATTATCCGGGTTATCCCGATGGAATTACGGGACCTGAAATGATGATCCATTTCGAAAAACAAGCCAAAAGATTCGGGACCGATGTCCGTTACGGAATGGCTACCGAGGTTGACTTCACGTCATACCCGCACAAAGTGATCATTGACAACAAACACGAGATCATTGCAGACTCGGTGATTGTTTCCACCGGTGCTTCGGCCAAATGGCTGGGAATCGAAGGAGAAGAAAGGCTGAACGGAAGGGGCGTTTCTGCCTGCGCGGTTTGTGACGGGTTCTTTTTCCGCGGCCAGGATGTAGTAGTAGTCGGCGCGGGGGATACTGCTGCCGAAGAAGCGAGCTATCTTGCCAAATTGTGCCGGAAAGTGTACCTGCTTGTACGTCGCGACGAAATGCGTGCATCGAAGATCATGCAGAAAAGAATTGAAATGTTACCAAATATCGAGGTTTTGTGGAATACGGAAACTGTGAAACTGAATGGAGAAGAAGGCCTCGAATCGGTGTTGGTAAAAAATAATAAAACCGGCGAGGAGCAACTTTTAGATGTAACCGGTTTCTTTGTTGCAATCGGGCACAAGCCTAACACAGATATCTTCAAGGGATACCTGCATATGGACGAAACCGGTTATATTCAGACCATCAAAGGAAGTTCCTGCACCAATATTAAAGGGGTATTCGCTTGTGGTGACGCGCAGGATAATGTG
This Dyadobacter sp. UC 10 DNA region includes the following protein-coding sequences:
- the trxB gene encoding thioredoxin-disulfide reductase translates to MSSEKVSCLIIGSGPAGYTAAIYASRAGLNPVLYQGAQPGGQLTITTEVDNYPGYPDGITGPEMMIHFEKQAKRFGTDVRYGMATEVDFTSYPHKVIIDNKHEIIADSVIVSTGASAKWLGIEGEERLNGRGVSACAVCDGFFFRGQDVVVVGAGDTAAEEASYLAKLCRKVYLLVRRDEMRASKIMQKRIEMLPNIEVLWNTETVKLNGEEGLESVLVKNNKTGEEQLLDVTGFFVAIGHKPNTDIFKGYLHMDETGYIQTIKGSSCTNIKGVFACGDAQDNVYRQAITAAGTGCMAALDAERFLMEREVEVIIEETTA